The following are encoded together in the Candidatus Methylomirabilis tolerans genome:
- a CDS encoding glycosyltransferase family 9 protein: MTALLWNAAVPMEQVQRILIIKPSSIGDVVNALPFLSSLRQRYPDRHIAWLIEEEAAELLLGHPLLDQVIVSGRRRWGRQIRTPFRWAAALREIAALVAELRQGRYDLVVDLQGLLKSALMVVCVGAQYRVGLTGAREGSERVLTHVVPLPPGPLHAVDRYLEAARFLGADPLSKAFVFPSGSEDEARAEALLAEAEVRPDTLVVALNPHARWRTKLWEEERFARLGEMLAQRHGAKILLIGSSSDLPSARRVASRMNPAPLVAAGRTDLTLLIALLKRIDLLVTVDSGPMHLAAALQTPLVALFGPTDPRLIGPYDGDLSTGQTGGVVLRAPLPCSPCSKRWCRIDADRLCMRSISVEEVAEAASALLTTGATCRTGRNLSSSEPRG, translated from the coding sequence ATGACCGCCTTGTTGTGGAATGCTGCTGTGCCGATGGAACAGGTGCAGCGAATCCTTATCATTAAGCCGAGCTCCATCGGCGATGTGGTGAATGCGCTGCCGTTTCTTAGCTCGCTCAGGCAGCGGTACCCTGATCGACATATCGCATGGCTGATAGAGGAGGAGGCGGCAGAACTGCTGCTGGGTCATCCCCTGCTGGATCAGGTCATTGTTTCAGGCCGCAGGAGATGGGGACGGCAGATACGGACACCCTTCCGCTGGGCGGCGGCGCTGCGAGAGATCGCTGCGCTGGTCGCTGAACTCCGTCAGGGTCGGTATGATCTCGTTGTCGATCTACAAGGACTGCTGAAGAGCGCCCTCATGGTAGTGTGTGTCGGCGCGCAGTATCGGGTCGGTCTCACTGGGGCTCGCGAGGGGAGCGAGCGCGTGTTGACTCACGTGGTGCCGCTTCCGCCAGGGCCGCTACATGCCGTAGATCGGTATCTGGAGGCGGCCAGGTTCTTGGGGGCGGACCCACTATCGAAGGCATTTGTATTTCCCTCCGGATCAGAAGACGAGGCAAGGGCTGAGGCGCTCCTGGCTGAGGCAGAGGTACGGCCGGATACTTTGGTAGTCGCCCTGAATCCTCACGCGCGTTGGCGGACAAAACTCTGGGAAGAGGAGCGGTTCGCGCGTTTAGGGGAAATGTTGGCACAGCGACATGGGGCCAAAATACTCCTGATCGGGTCCTCCTCGGACCTTCCGTCGGCCAGGCGTGTAGCAAGCCGGATGAACCCCGCCCCGCTCGTGGCGGCAGGCCGGACAGATCTCACGCTCCTGATCGCCCTCCTGAAGCGAATCGATCTTCTGGTGACGGTGGATTCCGGTCCCATGCATTTGGCGGCGGCGCTCCAAACCCCCCTCGTCGCGCTCTTTGGCCCAACCGACCCACGCCTCATCGGTCCCTACGATGGCGACTTATCCACCGGCCAGACAGGTGGGGTCGTGCTCCGTGCCCCTCTTCCCTGCAGTCCCTGCTCCAAGCGGTGGTGCCGGATTGACGCGGATCGTCTCTGCATGCGCTCGATCTCTGTCGAGGAGGTGGCGGAAGCCGCCTCTGCACTCCTGACCACAGGTGCAACATGTCGAACAGGTCGCAATCTTTCGTCATCAGAACCGCGAGGTTGA